Proteins from a single region of Pseudarthrobacter sp. NIBRBAC000502772:
- a CDS encoding protein kinase — MRPTTGITLGGRFQLTTRIAIGGMGEVWKAKDQVLGRIVAIKVLKEEYTGDPGFLQRFRAEARHTALLNHVGIANVFDYGEEDGSAYLVMELVPGQPLSSIIEHEQVLSPDRTLSMMAQTARALSVAHAQGLVHRDIKPGNLLITPDGRVKVTDFGIARLADQVPLTQTGQVMGTAQYLAPEQATGQTATGASDIYSLGVIGYECLTGHRPFSGESQIAIALAQVNDAPPPLPETLPKPVRALLMSMLAKDPKNRPANAIKLSEAAEAIRNGDIDAAHAAVPGMLLFEATTGPITAPVDIATAPTGVIAQKDSNTTSTSALPVLGAAAGGAAVGAAAAGAGSTLSRADALAAERSWVQEEEKYDDEPADEPDRRGRSPWTWPLVALIVLVLFALVGFFLTQQGIFNPATTVTNSASSNPPSTSASPTKTSASATPTPSRTTDAPTPTPTPSTVDIISAAYLGKDYRQVQGTLETMGLSVRVIPQQSTSVAGTVLQVNPTGTVPKGAEVTVTYAVPVPASTPTAPPSTPASAAPTSTLPKCNPGQLPGLPPTCAP; from the coding sequence GTGAGGCCTACAACGGGAATCACCCTCGGCGGCAGATTCCAGCTGACCACGCGGATTGCGATCGGCGGGATGGGAGAGGTCTGGAAGGCCAAGGACCAGGTCCTGGGCCGGATTGTCGCCATCAAGGTGCTCAAGGAGGAGTACACCGGTGACCCCGGTTTCCTCCAGAGGTTCCGCGCCGAGGCACGCCACACCGCCCTGTTGAACCACGTGGGCATCGCCAATGTATTTGACTACGGCGAAGAGGATGGCTCCGCCTACCTGGTCATGGAGCTCGTTCCGGGCCAGCCGCTGAGCAGCATCATCGAGCACGAGCAGGTGCTGTCCCCGGACCGGACGCTGTCCATGATGGCGCAGACTGCCCGCGCCCTTTCCGTCGCGCACGCCCAGGGACTGGTCCACCGCGACATCAAGCCAGGCAACCTGCTGATCACCCCCGACGGCCGCGTCAAGGTCACCGACTTCGGCATCGCCCGCCTGGCCGACCAGGTCCCGCTGACGCAGACAGGGCAGGTGATGGGCACCGCCCAGTACCTCGCCCCCGAGCAGGCCACCGGCCAGACCGCTACCGGCGCCTCGGACATCTACTCACTCGGCGTGATCGGTTACGAGTGCCTCACCGGGCACCGGCCCTTCTCCGGCGAATCCCAGATCGCCATTGCCCTGGCCCAGGTCAACGACGCCCCGCCACCGCTTCCGGAAACTCTCCCCAAGCCGGTCCGCGCGCTGCTGATGTCCATGCTTGCCAAGGACCCCAAAAACCGCCCGGCCAACGCCATCAAGCTGTCCGAAGCCGCCGAGGCCATCCGCAACGGCGATATTGACGCCGCGCATGCTGCGGTTCCCGGCATGCTGCTCTTTGAGGCAACCACGGGCCCCATTACCGCTCCGGTGGACATTGCCACGGCACCCACCGGCGTCATCGCCCAGAAGGACAGCAACACGACATCGACGTCCGCCCTGCCCGTGCTGGGTGCCGCTGCCGGCGGCGCTGCAGTCGGCGCCGCGGCCGCAGGAGCCGGGAGCACGCTTTCGCGTGCGGACGCCCTGGCCGCGGAGCGCAGCTGGGTGCAGGAGGAAGAGAAGTACGACGACGAACCGGCCGACGAGCCCGACCGTCGCGGCCGCAGCCCCTGGACGTGGCCACTGGTCGCCCTGATCGTGCTGGTCCTGTTCGCGCTGGTGGGTTTCTTCCTGACACAGCAGGGAATTTTTAACCCGGCCACCACCGTCACGAACTCGGCATCCAGCAACCCGCCGTCCACCAGCGCCAGCCCGACAAAGACCTCGGCATCCGCTACACCTACGCCCAGCCGGACCACCGATGCGCCCACTCCAACGCCCACGCCCAGCACGGTGGACATCATTTCTGCTGCCTACCTCGGGAAGGACTACCGTCAGGTCCAGGGGACGCTGGAAACCATGGGCCTGTCCGTCCGGGTCATCCCGCAGCAGAGTACCTCCGTTGCCGGAACGGTGTTGCAGGTCAACCCCACGGGCACCGTGCCCAAGGGGGCTGAAGTGACTGTGACCTACGCCGTCCCGGTCCCGGCCAGCACGCCGACCGCTCCGCCGTCCACGCCGGCCTCCGCTGCACCAACGTCCACCCTCCCCAAATGCAACCCCGGCCAACTGCCCGGATTGCCCCCAACCTGCGCGCCGTAG
- a CDS encoding rhomboid family intramembrane serine protease, with protein sequence MSYGIPAAEPSAQVPVCPRHPDRPSYVRCQRCGRPACPDCQRAAAVGFQCVDCVNETKRTTPAVKTVYGGAVATGKPIVTFGIIALCAVMYVLQWVVPGEWIYQNLAFANVFATPEFGEFEPWRMLTAAFLHSQGFILHIVLNMYMLWIFGQALEPLLGRVRFLALYLISAIGGSVGYLLLTPGYVPGVPLAGVVGASGAIFGLFGAMLLVQRHRGGDTRQLWILIAINGVIGFVVPQIAWQAHLGGLVTGALCAAVIAYAPRGPRQRLLHAAGLAGVVLLLALASWLRVTAG encoded by the coding sequence ATGAGCTACGGAATTCCGGCGGCCGAGCCGTCCGCGCAGGTTCCGGTGTGCCCCAGGCACCCGGACCGGCCCTCCTATGTGCGCTGCCAGCGCTGCGGCCGCCCAGCGTGCCCGGACTGCCAGCGGGCGGCCGCCGTCGGATTCCAGTGTGTTGACTGCGTCAACGAAACAAAGCGCACGACGCCGGCGGTCAAGACTGTCTACGGCGGCGCCGTGGCAACCGGCAAACCCATAGTGACGTTTGGAATCATCGCCCTGTGCGCGGTGATGTACGTTCTGCAATGGGTGGTCCCCGGTGAGTGGATCTACCAGAACCTGGCGTTCGCGAATGTTTTTGCCACTCCCGAATTCGGTGAGTTCGAACCGTGGCGGATGCTGACGGCGGCGTTCCTGCACTCCCAGGGATTCATCCTCCATATTGTGCTGAACATGTACATGCTGTGGATTTTCGGCCAGGCACTCGAACCGCTTCTGGGCCGGGTCCGCTTCCTGGCGTTGTATCTCATCTCTGCCATCGGAGGGTCTGTCGGCTATCTCTTGCTGACCCCCGGCTACGTGCCCGGCGTGCCTCTTGCCGGAGTGGTGGGTGCCTCGGGGGCGATCTTTGGACTCTTCGGGGCGATGCTGCTGGTACAGCGACACCGCGGCGGGGATACGCGGCAGCTGTGGATCCTGATCGCCATCAACGGCGTGATCGGATTTGTGGTCCCCCAGATCGCCTGGCAGGCCCACCTGGGCGGGCTCGTCACAGGAGCCCTGTGCGCTGCCGTCATTGCGTACGCGCCCCGGGGCCCGCGGCAGCGTCTGCTGCACGCCGCCGGACTGGCCGGAGTGGTTCTCCTGCTGGCCCTGGCGAGCTGGCTCCGCGTCACGGCCGGTTGA
- a CDS encoding carboxymuconolactone decarboxylase family protein → MSATATTQHIYLDKQHPAVWRALNGLGLKVREAADAAGIDRKTIELLNVRISQINGCAYCLDMHVRDAMEAGESQQRLAVLPAWRETALFTDKERAALALAECITELPDHRTTELEEGYARQHLSADEFSAVSWLVITMNAFNRVSITSHHPVRRDR, encoded by the coding sequence TTGAGCGCCACCGCAACAACCCAGCACATCTACCTCGACAAGCAGCACCCCGCGGTATGGCGCGCTCTCAACGGTCTGGGGCTGAAAGTGCGCGAAGCCGCCGACGCGGCCGGGATTGACCGCAAGACCATAGAGCTGCTCAACGTGCGGATCTCCCAGATCAACGGCTGTGCCTATTGCCTCGACATGCATGTACGGGACGCCATGGAGGCCGGGGAGAGCCAGCAGCGGCTTGCTGTCCTGCCGGCGTGGCGCGAGACGGCCCTGTTCACGGACAAGGAGCGGGCTGCCCTTGCCTTGGCAGAATGCATCACCGAACTGCCGGACCACCGGACCACCGAGCTTGAGGAAGGATATGCGCGTCAGCACCTCAGCGCCGACGAATTTTCGGCGGTCAGCTGGCTGGTGATCACCATGAATGCCTTTAACCGGGTGTCCATCACCAGCCACCATCCGGTCCGCCGGGATCGCTGA
- a CDS encoding DUF3566 domain-containing protein, translating into MSNPDSYPKPSSNVPGGTPPPAAAPRVNAPVRPQQRPPAPAGAPGQRPAVPGQRPAQDRVPAGQTGQMGQRAGQGRQAAAQASQRPVQGRSPRAQPGLVKPAPKAKVRRARLLVSKVDPWSVLKMAFLLSVALGIVTVVAAIVLWTVLDLTGIFDQVDSLLGTLSGSEGGGFELKKVASLGQVASFATIIAVVNVVLLTALSMLSAVLYNISATLVGGIGVTLTDD; encoded by the coding sequence AATCCCGACTCATATCCCAAGCCGAGCAGCAATGTCCCCGGCGGAACGCCGCCGCCCGCGGCCGCACCCCGGGTGAACGCCCCCGTCCGTCCGCAGCAGCGCCCACCGGCCCCTGCGGGCGCGCCGGGGCAGCGGCCGGCCGTTCCCGGCCAGCGCCCTGCGCAGGATCGGGTTCCGGCAGGCCAGACGGGCCAGATGGGCCAGCGTGCCGGCCAGGGCAGGCAGGCGGCAGCACAGGCCAGCCAGCGCCCAGTGCAGGGCCGGTCTCCGCGGGCCCAGCCCGGCCTGGTCAAGCCTGCACCCAAGGCCAAGGTCAGGCGTGCACGGCTGCTGGTCAGCAAGGTGGATCCCTGGTCCGTCCTGAAGATGGCGTTCCTGCTGTCGGTGGCGCTGGGAATCGTCACCGTCGTGGCCGCAATCGTCCTCTGGACTGTCCTGGACCTCACCGGAATCTTTGACCAGGTGGACAGCCTCCTAGGTACCCTGTCAGGCTCCGAAGGCGGCGGGTTCGAACTGAAGAAGGTCGCATCCCTGGGCCAGGTGGCTTCCTTTGCCACGATTATCGCCGTGGTGAACGTTGTCCTGCTGACGGCACTGTCCATGCTGTCAGCGGTGCTTTACAACATCTCCGCAACGCTTGTTGGCGGCATCGGCGTCACCCTAACGGACGACTGA
- a CDS encoding cell division protein CrgA has protein sequence MPESKPRKKTSTAAQPASGAQAYKPNAVWFKPVMFGLMIIGLFWIITFYISEGRFPVQAWESWNIVAGFGIAIIGFLMTTRWRS, from the coding sequence GTGCCCGAGTCAAAGCCTCGCAAGAAGACTTCCACCGCCGCGCAGCCCGCTTCCGGGGCGCAGGCGTATAAGCCCAACGCTGTTTGGTTCAAGCCGGTGATGTTCGGCCTGATGATCATCGGGCTCTTCTGGATCATCACGTTCTACATCAGCGAGGGCCGGTTTCCTGTCCAGGCCTGGGAGTCGTGGAATATCGTGGCCGGCTTCGGCATTGCCATCATCGGCTTCCTGATGACCACGCGCTGGCGTTCCTGA
- a CDS encoding DLW-39 family protein, with product MKKLLVLAAAIAGVLLYRKAQESEARKTVWSQSTDKVE from the coding sequence GTGAAGAAGTTGCTGGTACTTGCAGCTGCGATCGCAGGCGTCCTGCTCTACAGGAAAGCACAGGAATCCGAGGCCCGGAAAACAGTCTGGAGCCAGTCGACCGACAAGGTCGAATAG
- a CDS encoding peptidylprolyl isomerase: MTAIATAKATIHTSLGDIVVNLFGNHAPKTVKNFVGLATGEQAWTHPETGEDKTGTPLYDGTIFHRIIKDFMIQAGDPLGRGVGGPGYKFDDEIHPELSFNAPYKLAMANAGIQAGKGTNGSQFFITTIPTDWLQGKHSIFGEVADEDSKKVVDAIEGVRTGMGDRPVEDVTINSIDIEQL, translated from the coding sequence ATGACTGCAATCGCAACTGCAAAAGCAACCATCCACACGAGCCTCGGCGACATCGTCGTTAATCTCTTCGGCAACCATGCCCCGAAGACGGTCAAGAACTTCGTTGGCCTGGCCACCGGGGAGCAGGCCTGGACCCACCCGGAGACCGGTGAGGACAAGACGGGCACGCCGCTGTATGACGGCACCATCTTCCACCGCATCATCAAGGACTTCATGATCCAGGCCGGCGATCCGCTGGGCCGCGGCGTGGGCGGACCCGGCTACAAGTTCGACGACGAAATCCACCCCGAACTCAGCTTCAACGCCCCCTACAAACTGGCCATGGCCAACGCCGGCATCCAGGCGGGCAAGGGCACCAACGGTTCGCAGTTCTTCATCACCACCATCCCCACCGACTGGCTTCAGGGCAAGCACAGCATCTTCGGCGAGGTTGCTGACGAGGACTCCAAGAAGGTCGTCGACGCCATCGAGGGCGTCCGCACCGGAATGGGCGACCGCCCGGTTGAAGACGTCACCATCAACAGCATCGACATCGAGCAGCTCTAA
- a CDS encoding class E sortase, giving the protein MVVQEKARRAATRPARAAPVRASLLRGTVQVLGELLITAGIILLLFVGWQLWWTNIESDAKQSAVIKEFAQGLGGAVPASPEPDPSAAPVDYGTPAVAAAPGHAGTIGIMYIPRFGPSYTRPIVQGTTGDVLDTLGLGHYANTAMPGAVGNFAVAGHRQTHGAVLDNIHTLVPGDKIYVQTKDGYYIYVFRNNQIVMPSRTDVLEPVPTRPGATPTESFLTMTSCNPRFGAEERIIAYALLDSWQPAAAGPPAEIAAQVAAAVGGN; this is encoded by the coding sequence GTGGTAGTGCAGGAGAAGGCGAGGCGCGCCGCTACGCGGCCCGCCCGTGCGGCGCCCGTCCGCGCTTCCCTTCTGCGTGGCACAGTGCAGGTGCTCGGCGAGCTGCTCATCACGGCCGGCATTATCCTCCTGCTCTTTGTGGGCTGGCAGCTGTGGTGGACCAACATCGAATCCGACGCCAAGCAGAGTGCCGTCATCAAGGAGTTCGCCCAAGGGCTGGGCGGCGCGGTGCCTGCAAGCCCGGAACCGGATCCATCGGCAGCGCCCGTGGATTACGGCACCCCGGCCGTTGCCGCGGCACCAGGCCATGCCGGCACCATCGGCATCATGTATATCCCCCGCTTTGGCCCCAGCTACACCCGGCCCATCGTGCAGGGAACCACCGGGGATGTCCTGGATACGCTGGGGCTTGGCCATTACGCCAACACCGCCATGCCCGGCGCCGTCGGTAACTTCGCGGTGGCCGGCCACAGGCAGACGCACGGTGCCGTCCTAGACAATATCCACACTCTTGTCCCGGGGGACAAAATCTACGTCCAGACCAAGGACGGCTACTACATCTATGTCTTCCGAAACAACCAGATTGTGATGCCGTCCCGGACCGATGTCCTGGAACCGGTCCCCACCCGACCCGGCGCCACTCCCACCGAAAGCTTCCTCACCATGACCAGTTGCAATCCGCGCTTCGGCGCCGAAGAACGCATCATCGCGTACGCGCTGCTGGACAGCTGGCAGCCTGCCGCGGCGGGCCCGCCGGCCGAGATCGCCGCCCAGGTGGCCGCAGCCGTGGGAGGAAACTGA
- a CDS encoding DNA-3-methyladenine glycosylase I — protein MTPAAAARPLNESVDGTVLGDDGLARPPWAAADPLLREYYDSEWGLPVRDEQGLYERICLEGFQAGLSWATILRKRPAFRQAFLDFQPDAVAAFTEADVERLLQDPGIVRNRLKIRAAITNARATIALREREGLVDFVWQFQPRATPQPVTHAEIPTQSPESVALSKALRTQGFSFVGPTTMFALMEAIGMVDTHLLDSHRRGSSGVWTG, from the coding sequence ATGACTCCCGCTGCCGCCGCCCGGCCCCTAAACGAGAGTGTGGACGGAACTGTCCTGGGCGACGACGGCCTCGCCCGTCCGCCGTGGGCCGCCGCGGATCCGCTATTGCGCGAGTACTACGACTCCGAATGGGGCCTGCCCGTCCGGGACGAACAAGGCCTGTACGAGCGCATCTGCCTTGAGGGCTTCCAGGCAGGTCTCTCGTGGGCAACGATCCTCCGGAAGCGCCCCGCCTTCCGTCAGGCTTTCCTCGACTTCCAGCCGGACGCAGTTGCCGCTTTTACGGAAGCGGATGTTGAGCGCCTGCTCCAGGATCCCGGCATCGTCCGCAACCGGCTCAAGATCCGTGCCGCCATCACCAATGCCCGGGCCACCATCGCGTTGCGCGAGCGGGAAGGCCTGGTTGACTTCGTGTGGCAGTTCCAGCCCCGGGCCACTCCCCAGCCGGTCACGCACGCGGAGATCCCCACGCAGTCACCGGAATCGGTGGCGCTCTCCAAGGCGCTGCGGACGCAGGGATTCTCGTTCGTTGGCCCCACCACCATGTTCGCGCTGATGGAAGCCATCGGAATGGTGGACACCCATCTTCTGGACAGCCACCGGCGCGGATCCTCAGGCGTCTGGACCGGCTGA
- a CDS encoding glycosyltransferase family 2 protein translates to MSADKSPGDALNDAAQLPLVSIVIPAYNEESVIRQCLIAAVYQSVPAHEIIVVDNLSTDRTATIVAQMQLEYPESPIILLSQDRDQGLIPTRNFGLNHATGDVLGRIDADSVVEPDWVEQVQNAFFDPSVQAATGPVVYYDMPMRRFGLKADDKMRQLMLKLAKHQYHFLFGSNMALRATAWETIRDETCRDEKDEMHEDIDLSLHLADHELKVQYWPQMVSGMSARRLEDSPRDYRYYVTRFDRTYKAHNVKKMALKAPMVVFFSVYFPAKLLRAIHTVNTAQSVRRGGQ, encoded by the coding sequence ATGTCAGCCGATAAATCCCCTGGGGATGCCTTGAACGACGCAGCACAGCTGCCGCTCGTGTCCATTGTCATCCCGGCTTACAACGAGGAAAGTGTCATCCGGCAGTGTCTCATCGCTGCGGTGTACCAGTCGGTGCCGGCCCACGAAATCATCGTGGTGGACAACCTCTCCACTGACCGCACCGCCACCATCGTGGCGCAGATGCAGCTGGAGTATCCGGAAAGTCCCATCATCCTGCTCAGCCAGGACCGGGACCAGGGCCTGATTCCCACCCGAAATTTTGGCCTAAACCATGCCACCGGCGACGTCCTGGGTCGCATTGACGCCGACTCCGTTGTCGAGCCGGACTGGGTGGAGCAGGTCCAGAACGCCTTTTTTGATCCGTCAGTCCAGGCAGCCACCGGACCCGTGGTCTACTACGACATGCCGATGCGGCGGTTCGGGCTCAAGGCAGACGACAAGATGCGTCAGCTGATGCTCAAGCTCGCCAAGCACCAATACCACTTCCTGTTCGGCTCCAACATGGCCCTGCGGGCTACGGCATGGGAAACCATCCGGGACGAAACCTGCCGGGACGAGAAGGACGAAATGCACGAGGACATCGACCTCTCCCTGCACCTCGCCGACCACGAACTCAAGGTCCAGTACTGGCCCCAGATGGTGTCCGGGATGTCCGCCCGCCGGCTCGAGGATTCACCGCGGGACTACCGGTACTACGTGACCCGCTTCGACCGCACGTACAAGGCGCACAACGTCAAGAAAATGGCCCTCAAGGCACCCATGGTGGTGTTCTTCTCGGTCTACTTCCCGGCGAAGCTCCTGCGGGCCATCCACACGGTCAACACCGCCCAGTCTGTCCGCCGCGGCGGACAATAG
- a CDS encoding aminodeoxychorismate/anthranilate synthase component II, with translation MTTTKILVVDNYDSFVYTLVGYLQELGAETTVVRNDDVTLAEAIEMAQTRDGVLISPGPGNPAEAGVCIELIKWCGANNKPMFGVCLGHQALAEAYGGTVTHAPELMHGKTSLVEHNGTSVFAGLPSPVTATRYHSLAAVRDTIPDVLEITAETATGVVMGLQHRTAPLCGVQFHPESVLTEGGYQMLGNWLESLGMAGAAARAATLSPLIQH, from the coding sequence ATGACCACAACCAAAATCCTGGTCGTAGACAACTACGACAGCTTCGTTTACACCTTGGTGGGCTACCTCCAGGAACTCGGCGCCGAGACCACCGTTGTCCGCAACGACGACGTGACCCTCGCTGAGGCCATCGAGATGGCACAAACGCGCGACGGCGTCCTCATCTCACCCGGTCCGGGAAACCCCGCCGAGGCGGGCGTGTGCATTGAGCTGATCAAGTGGTGCGGGGCGAACAACAAGCCGATGTTCGGTGTGTGCCTGGGCCATCAGGCCCTGGCCGAAGCCTATGGCGGCACGGTGACCCACGCGCCGGAGCTGATGCACGGCAAGACCTCGCTGGTGGAGCACAACGGCACCAGCGTCTTCGCCGGGCTCCCCTCCCCCGTGACAGCGACGCGCTACCACTCGCTGGCAGCGGTAAGGGACACCATCCCCGACGTCCTGGAGATCACCGCCGAGACCGCAACCGGCGTCGTGATGGGCCTCCAGCACCGCACTGCCCCGCTGTGCGGCGTGCAGTTCCACCCGGAGTCGGTCCTGACCGAAGGCGGCTACCAGATGCTGGGCAACTGGCTCGAGTCCCTGGGAATGGCGGGAGCCGCCGCCCGTGCCGCCACGCTGAGCCCGCTCATCCAGCACTGA
- a CDS encoding DMT family transporter, translating to MNFLIAAVGVLGVASSGPLIAATLGATTVSALAIAFWRNAIGAAVMATPTVVREPRQFGRITGPEFRWSLLAAVALALHFACFITSLQLTSVAAATALVCLQSAWIAVFQLLRGTRHRWQVLAGLGIAFGGVVTITGFDMGSSPDALLGDLLAVAGGALAGLYTLAGGKARQTMTTGTYTTLCYGMCAAFVAVLALFSGQPLVGFDAVGWVGILAITVCAQLVGHTAFNHLLATMSPLLVSMIILLEIPGAAVLAAVFLHETLPAGTYGGLGLILVGLAVVVLGQRSGFRKRREGSAVRGDEPPSDRLAELGTD from the coding sequence GTGAACTTTCTTATTGCGGCCGTGGGCGTCCTTGGTGTGGCGTCGTCCGGGCCGTTGATCGCCGCGACCCTCGGCGCCACCACCGTCAGTGCCCTCGCCATCGCCTTCTGGCGCAACGCCATCGGGGCCGCCGTCATGGCCACTCCCACCGTGGTCCGCGAACCCCGGCAGTTCGGCCGGATCACCGGCCCTGAGTTCCGCTGGTCGCTGCTCGCCGCCGTCGCCCTGGCCCTGCACTTTGCCTGCTTCATCACGTCCCTCCAGCTGACGTCCGTGGCTGCCGCCACCGCCCTGGTCTGCCTGCAGTCGGCCTGGATCGCGGTCTTCCAGCTCCTCCGTGGCACCAGGCACCGCTGGCAGGTGCTGGCAGGGCTGGGGATCGCCTTTGGTGGTGTTGTCACCATCACCGGGTTTGACATGGGATCCTCGCCGGACGCGCTCCTGGGTGACCTGCTGGCTGTCGCCGGTGGGGCCCTGGCCGGCCTGTACACGCTCGCCGGCGGCAAGGCCCGCCAGACCATGACCACGGGAACCTACACCACGCTCTGCTACGGGATGTGCGCTGCCTTTGTGGCGGTGCTGGCACTCTTCAGCGGCCAGCCGCTGGTGGGGTTCGACGCCGTTGGCTGGGTGGGGATCCTGGCCATCACCGTGTGTGCCCAACTGGTGGGCCACACAGCCTTCAATCACCTGCTGGCCACCATGAGCCCGCTGCTGGTGTCGATGATCATCCTGTTGGAGATCCCCGGCGCAGCCGTGCTGGCCGCGGTCTTCCTGCACGAGACACTGCCCGCAGGCACCTACGGCGGGCTGGGGCTCATCCTCGTGGGCCTCGCCGTCGTGGTTCTGGGACAGCGGTCAGGCTTCAGGAAACGGCGCGAAGGTTCCGCCGTGCGTGGGGATGAACCGCCGTCGGATCGTCTGGCTGAACTAGGAACGGACTGA
- the pknB gene encoding Stk1 family PASTA domain-containing Ser/Thr kinase, whose translation MSDSARTPLHREDSLPVDNQRVLSGRYELGGIIGRGGMADVHRGVDTRLGRTVAIKLLRPDMARDPQFQARFKREAQSVAALNHPSIVAIYDTGEHTVPDGSEDSVRVPYIVMEFVEGRTIRDLIRAKEVSIDQAIDFCLGVLSALEYSHKAGIVHRDIKPANVMYCEGSNSVKVMDFGIARAIADSSATMTQTQAVVGTAQYLSPEQARGETVDARSDLYSAACLLYEMLTARPPFIGDSPVSVAYQHVREIPEPASSVNPEVSAALDSVLAKALQKNRADRFQDAAAFRRALRAARAGVSVPALAPTEAPTDPNDHVPTPERPPVTEAFGLTGAGFLDDAPTGRQRNADDTRTDGVPVMAAATLGQSDVDELPLGFAPERERSARQKSRRRTWIATLVIFTLLVLGGGGLWLYSTVNRPAPPPPKVAVPAVASLTESAALQELYGANLRPQIKRNKHETIPSGTAIGTDPVAGTSLDPNAEVILNISEGPSAVKIPENLPGQTEAAARDILRQAGLVGAPSTTTANSSTVPGGRVITTSPAPGQMVGPGTTVEIVISTGKVSMPELRGRTRAEAETALKELGLVPNVQEVENSQVEAGRVTDQSDPVNAAVDQGKTINIVVAKEPAPPPSPTPTATPTATKKG comes from the coding sequence GTGAGTGATTCGGCCCGCACCCCGCTCCACCGGGAGGACAGCCTCCCGGTGGATAACCAGCGTGTCCTGAGCGGCCGCTACGAACTCGGCGGAATCATCGGCCGCGGGGGAATGGCGGATGTCCACCGCGGAGTGGATACCCGGCTTGGCCGGACCGTTGCCATCAAGCTTCTCCGCCCGGATATGGCCCGTGATCCGCAGTTCCAGGCGCGCTTCAAACGGGAAGCGCAGTCCGTGGCGGCGCTGAACCATCCGTCCATCGTCGCCATTTACGACACTGGCGAACACACGGTTCCGGATGGCTCGGAGGACAGTGTCCGGGTGCCCTATATCGTGATGGAGTTTGTTGAGGGCCGGACCATCCGCGACCTGATCCGGGCCAAGGAAGTCAGCATTGACCAGGCCATCGACTTCTGCCTGGGCGTGCTTTCTGCCCTTGAATACAGCCACAAGGCTGGCATCGTCCACCGGGACATCAAACCCGCCAACGTGATGTACTGCGAAGGCTCCAATTCCGTGAAGGTCATGGACTTCGGGATTGCCCGGGCCATCGCCGATTCATCCGCCACCATGACGCAGACCCAGGCCGTGGTGGGCACTGCCCAGTACCTCTCGCCCGAGCAGGCCCGGGGCGAAACAGTGGATGCGCGCAGCGACCTCTATTCCGCAGCGTGCCTGCTGTACGAAATGCTTACCGCCCGCCCGCCCTTTATTGGTGATAGCCCCGTGTCCGTGGCCTACCAGCACGTCAGGGAAATCCCGGAGCCCGCGAGCAGCGTGAACCCGGAGGTCTCGGCCGCCCTGGACAGTGTCCTGGCCAAGGCTCTGCAGAAGAACCGGGCGGACCGTTTCCAGGACGCCGCCGCCTTCCGGCGTGCGCTGCGCGCCGCCCGGGCGGGCGTGTCCGTGCCCGCGCTGGCCCCGACCGAAGCCCCCACCGATCCCAACGACCACGTCCCGACGCCGGAACGCCCGCCCGTGACAGAGGCGTTCGGGCTCACCGGAGCCGGCTTCCTGGACGATGCCCCCACGGGACGGCAGCGCAACGCGGACGACACCCGGACTGACGGCGTACCGGTCATGGCGGCAGCAACCCTGGGACAGTCGGATGTCGACGAACTGCCCTTGGGCTTCGCTCCGGAACGTGAGCGGTCCGCCCGGCAGAAGTCCCGTCGTCGTACGTGGATTGCCACACTGGTGATCTTCACCCTGCTGGTTCTTGGCGGCGGCGGTCTCTGGCTGTACAGCACGGTGAACCGGCCCGCGCCTCCGCCGCCCAAGGTGGCGGTCCCGGCGGTCGCGTCCCTGACGGAGTCGGCGGCCCTGCAGGAACTTTATGGTGCCAACCTGCGCCCGCAGATCAAACGGAACAAGCACGAGACCATACCCAGCGGAACGGCCATCGGCACTGACCCAGTGGCCGGAACCTCGCTTGACCCCAATGCGGAGGTGATCCTGAATATCTCTGAAGGCCCAAGCGCCGTCAAGATTCCGGAGAACCTTCCGGGCCAGACAGAGGCAGCGGCGCGGGACATCCTTCGCCAGGCAGGACTCGTGGGAGCCCCTTCCACCACCACAGCCAACAGCTCCACCGTTCCCGGCGGCAGGGTGATTACCACCAGCCCGGCACCGGGCCAGATGGTGGGCCCGGGCACCACGGTGGAGATCGTGATTTCCACCGGCAAGGTGTCCATGCCTGAACTGCGGGGCCGCACGCGTGCCGAGGCGGAAACGGCGCTGAAGGAACTTGGCCTGGTCCCCAACGTCCAGGAAGTGGAGAATTCCCAGGTGGAGGCGGGCCGGGTCACGGATCAAAGTGACCCGGTGAACGCCGCCGTCGACCAGGGCAAGACGATCAATATTGTTGTGGCCAAGGAACCGGCCCCGCCGCCATCGCCAACGCCCACGGCCACGCCCACAGCCACTAAAAAGGGCTAA